In one Polaribacter sp. ALD11 genomic region, the following are encoded:
- a CDS encoding histidine kinase translates to MKIFLKNLSSISHSEGRVTKNLILIFSFFLINILHAQESSFEEVAAFKEFKNHTIKEITQDTFNNIWLATNKGLLKFDGVSIKEYDFKIGESSQKINTIFSKNDSLFIGKNKKLHLKTRKQLLTFEAKGVHKIFNHNNKYFIGSNQGILHFNKNFLQPLKTTYNLDFSIINDIIFYKGKFIIASNSGLWALSDLFQPKKIDLIHKGNYSSLLQIDNKLFVVKNNLKIQELNDENELIEKYSKSEISSISTINNKIYVVSKKDGIDVLNPTTFIFEKRINKYNSNLNSNAIKAVFEDREKNIFIATENQLYIKKTTSILGSPNLEISDIIVNYISIDSINVNSYNHVLKLKPSQNNISFVLQSVSISNTKNIEFRYKLKKAFSPWNMSNQVNFASLEPGKYHFIIESRFKNSTKINSKTFSFFIETPIYKKVWFLILCGVVFCLLLAGIIEVYIRSIHKKNQQKVAALKLENHLLSLEQKALQLQMNPHFIFNVLNGIKALGNSEDKQELNKTISQFSILLRSVLNNSRLEEISLKEEIETLENYLNLEQKMSSKKFNFSIETNLNNIDAEEILIPPMLLQPFIENAIKHGISKTTSEGVIRIHFTVKHRFLECSILDNGIGIYQSQKRNINKNHASVALKVTKERIENLSKYSAFSVEEIKKENTISGTKVWFKVPLKTDY, encoded by the coding sequence ATGAAAATCTTTCTCAAAAATTTATCTTCAATAAGTCATTCGGAAGGAAGAGTAACGAAGAATCTAATTTTAATTTTTTCTTTTTTTCTGATAAACATTCTTCATGCTCAAGAAAGTAGTTTTGAAGAAGTAGCGGCTTTTAAAGAATTTAAAAACCATACAATTAAAGAAATAACACAAGATACATTTAATAATATTTGGTTAGCAACGAACAAAGGTTTATTAAAGTTTGATGGAGTTTCAATAAAGGAATACGATTTTAAAATAGGAGAATCTTCACAAAAAATAAATACAATTTTCTCTAAAAATGATTCCCTTTTTATTGGAAAAAACAAGAAATTACATTTAAAAACGCGCAAGCAACTTTTAACTTTTGAGGCAAAAGGAGTTCATAAAATTTTTAATCATAACAACAAGTATTTCATTGGTTCTAACCAAGGGATTTTGCATTTTAATAAAAATTTTTTACAACCTTTAAAGACAACTTATAATCTAGATTTCTCTATTATAAACGATATTATTTTCTACAAAGGAAAGTTTATTATTGCTTCAAATAGCGGCCTTTGGGCTTTATCAGATTTGTTTCAACCTAAAAAAATAGATTTAATTCATAAAGGGAATTATTCCTCTTTATTACAAATTGATAACAAACTATTTGTTGTAAAAAACAATTTAAAAATTCAAGAGCTAAATGATGAAAATGAACTTATAGAAAAGTATTCTAAAAGTGAAATTTCGAGTATTTCAACCATTAATAATAAAATATATGTTGTTTCTAAAAAAGACGGTATTGATGTTTTAAATCCGACTACTTTTATTTTTGAAAAAAGAATCAATAAATACAATAGCAACTTAAATTCTAATGCTATAAAAGCGGTATTTGAAGATAGAGAAAAGAATATTTTTATAGCAACAGAAAATCAGTTATATATAAAAAAGACTACTTCTATTTTAGGAAGCCCAAACTTAGAAATTTCAGATATAATTGTAAATTACATTTCTATAGATTCTATAAATGTGAATTCTTACAACCATGTTTTAAAGTTAAAACCAAGTCAAAATAACATTTCTTTTGTATTGCAAAGTGTTTCTATTAGCAATACCAAAAATATCGAATTTAGATATAAATTAAAAAAAGCCTTTTCTCCTTGGAACATGAGCAATCAAGTGAATTTTGCTAGTTTAGAACCTGGTAAATATCATTTTATTATTGAATCTCGATTTAAAAATAGTACAAAAATAAACTCTAAAACTTTTTCATTTTTCATAGAGACGCCCATTTACAAAAAGGTTTGGTTTCTAATTTTGTGTGGCGTTGTTTTTTGCTTGCTTTTAGCAGGAATTATTGAAGTTTATATTAGAAGTATCCACAAGAAAAATCAACAAAAAGTAGCGGCTTTAAAGTTAGAAAATCATTTGTTATCTTTAGAACAAAAGGCGTTACAGCTACAAATGAATCCACATTTTATTTTTAATGTTTTAAACGGAATAAAAGCATTGGGAAATTCAGAAGACAAACAAGAGTTAAATAAAACAATCTCTCAGTTTTCGATACTTTTAAGAAGTGTTTTAAACAATTCTAGATTGGAAGAAATTAGTTTAAAAGAAGAAATTGAAACCTTAGAAAACTACTTAAATCTAGAACAAAAAATGAGTTCAAAAAAGTTTAATTTTTCTATTGAAACCAATCTAAATAATATTGATGCCGAAGAAATTTTGATTCCACCAATGTTATTACAACCTTTTATAGAAAATGCAATAAAACATGGAATTTCTAAAACGACTTCCGAAGGAGTTATTAGAATTCATTTCACCGTAAAACATCGTTTTTTAGAATGTTCTATACTAGATAATGGTATTGGAATTTATCAATCTCAAAAAAGAAATATAAATAAAAACCATGCATCTGTTGCTTTAAAGGTAACCAAAGAAAGAATTGAGAATTTATCAAAATATAGTGCTTTTTCTGTGGAAGAAATTAAGAAAGAAAACACAATTTCCGGAACTAAAGTTTGGTTTAAAGTTCCTCTAAAAACTGATTATTAA
- a CDS encoding metallophosphoesterase codes for MERRKFIKNTILGAAGIGLTTGLYSWQIEPFWLEFVHVKMPIKNLPKNLIGKTVMHISDIHVGNRFNYQYIIESFEKAKLLNPDFVVYTGDFVSYENEEQFEQLKKVMKFAVKGTLGTAGVLGNHDYGGDWLEQNVADTITTILENAGISILINEQKEMNGLNIMGIDDYWGMNFNPKKRMSAYDDSKANIVLCHNPDVCDLDVWNNYKGWILSGHTHGGQVKPPFLKPPILPVKNKRYSAGEIDLNDGRTLYINRALGNLYQVRFNVRPEITVFTISKS; via the coding sequence ATGGAAAGAAGAAAATTTATAAAAAACACAATTTTAGGTGCTGCTGGTATTGGCCTAACTACAGGTTTATATAGTTGGCAAATAGAACCTTTTTGGTTAGAATTTGTTCATGTAAAAATGCCTATTAAAAACTTACCAAAGAATTTAATTGGTAAAACCGTAATGCATATTAGCGATATTCATGTAGGAAATCGTTTTAATTACCAATACATCATAGAATCTTTTGAAAAAGCAAAATTACTGAATCCAGATTTTGTTGTCTATACAGGTGATTTTGTTTCCTATGAAAACGAAGAACAATTTGAACAACTTAAAAAAGTAATGAAGTTTGCTGTTAAAGGAACTTTAGGAACTGCTGGTGTTTTAGGAAACCATGATTATGGAGGAGATTGGTTAGAACAAAATGTTGCAGATACAATTACAACTATCTTAGAAAATGCTGGTATTTCTATTTTAATTAACGAACAAAAAGAAATGAACGGCTTAAATATTATGGGCATTGATGATTATTGGGGTATGAATTTTAATCCGAAGAAAAGAATGTCTGCATATGATGATAGCAAAGCCAATATTGTTTTATGTCACAACCCTGATGTGTGCGATTTAGATGTTTGGAATAATTATAAAGGTTGGATTTTATCTGGACATACTCACGGAGGACAAGTAAAACCTCCTTTTTTGAAGCCACCAATTTTACCTGTTAAAAACAAAAGATACAGTGCAGGAGAAATTGATTTAAACGATGGCAGAACTTTATATATCAATAGAGCATTGGGTAATTTATATCAAGTACGGTTTAATGTAAGACCAGAAATTACTGTTTTTACAATATCTAAATCATAA
- a CDS encoding LytTR family DNA-binding domain-containing protein → MKKTTAILVEDNSLALEMLTNDISNNHKEIEIIGTAQSVVEAAKLLRKNKPDILFLDIMLGDGTGFDILEIFPNLNSKIIFVTASDAYAIKAFKFAAIDYILKPYSDDDLTRAIDKARNQLQPENAQLNVLKQAITTPNVRLEKISLHTSDKIIVANISDIIRCKSDNNYTTFYFKNKEKLLVSKTLKFYADLLKEVGFLRIHQSHLINTKYIKEFIKSDGGYLILTDNSNVPVSIRKRNEVLEVLSSF, encoded by the coding sequence ATGAAAAAAACAACCGCTATTTTAGTAGAAGATAATTCTTTAGCTTTAGAAATGTTGACGAATGACATTTCTAATAATCATAAAGAAATTGAGATTATTGGAACTGCACAATCGGTAGTAGAAGCTGCAAAATTATTACGGAAAAATAAACCAGATATTTTGTTTTTAGACATCATGTTAGGTGACGGAACTGGTTTTGACATTCTAGAAATATTCCCCAATTTAAACTCTAAAATAATCTTTGTAACCGCAAGTGATGCCTATGCAATTAAAGCTTTTAAGTTTGCTGCAATAGATTACATTTTAAAGCCCTATTCAGATGATGATTTAACGAGAGCTATAGATAAAGCAAGAAATCAATTACAACCAGAAAATGCACAGTTAAATGTATTAAAACAAGCAATTACAACACCAAATGTTAGGTTAGAGAAGATTTCATTGCATACTTCAGATAAAATAATTGTTGCTAATATTAGTGATATTATTCGTTGTAAATCAGACAATAATTATACTACTTTCTATTTTAAAAATAAAGAAAAGCTACTTGTTTCTAAAACATTAAAATTTTATGCAGACTTACTAAAGGAAGTTGGTTTTCTAAGAATACATCAAAGTCATTTAATAAATACAAAATACATTAAAGAATTTATAAAGTCTGATGGAGGTTATTTAATTTTAACAGACAATTCTAATGTACCTGTTTCTATTAGAAAACGAAATGAAGTTTTAGAAGTTCTGAGTTCTTTTTAA
- the bshB1 gene encoding bacillithiol biosynthesis deacetylase BshB1 yields MKLDILAFGAHPDDVELGCGATITKEVSLGKKVGIVDLTRGELGTRGSGELRIIEANNAAKIMGVSVRENLGFADGFFTNDKEHQLEIIKMIRKYKPEIVLCNAIDDRHIDHGKGSKLVSDACFLSGLLKIETQVAGEQQEKWRPKQVYHYIQWKNIEPDFVVDVTGFIDKKTAAVLAYSSQFYDPKSSEPETPITSKNFIDSINYRAKDLGRLIGVEYAEGFTSERYVAVENLSKLI; encoded by the coding sequence ATGAAACTAGATATATTAGCTTTTGGTGCACACCCAGATGATGTAGAGTTAGGTTGTGGCGCTACAATTACGAAAGAAGTTTCTTTGGGTAAAAAAGTAGGAATCGTAGATTTAACGCGAGGAGAATTAGGAACGCGTGGTTCTGGGGAATTAAGAATTATAGAAGCAAATAATGCGGCAAAAATAATGGGTGTTTCTGTGCGTGAAAATTTAGGTTTTGCTGATGGATTTTTTACCAACGACAAAGAACATCAGTTAGAAATTATAAAAATGATTCGTAAATATAAACCAGAAATTGTTTTATGTAACGCAATTGATGATCGGCACATTGATCATGGAAAAGGAAGTAAATTAGTTTCTGATGCTTGTTTTTTAAGCGGGTTGTTAAAGATTGAAACGCAAGTAGCAGGGGAGCAGCAAGAAAAATGGAGACCAAAACAAGTCTATCATTATATTCAATGGAAAAATATAGAACCGGATTTTGTAGTGGATGTAACTGGTTTTATTGATAAAAAAACGGCTGCGGTTTTAGCGTATTCGTCTCAGTTTTACGATCCTAAGAGTAGTGAACCAGAAACACCTATTACAAGTAAAAACTTTATAGATAGTATAAATTATAGAGCAAAGGACTTAGGAAGGTTGATTGGGGTTGAATACGCAGAAGGTTTTACGTCAGAGCGTTACGTTGCTGTAGAAAATTTAAGTAAATTAATTTAA
- a CDS encoding PLP-dependent aspartate aminotransferase family protein → MKDSKKLGINTICTHIGEVKDEQFKGAISPIYMSTSYAFDGVDVKRYPRYLNTPNQEALVKKIAALEKTENALIFGSGMAAVSTTLFAFLQKGDHIVLQQTLYGGTYNLVVEEFDKFGIEYSFTNDLSIDSFQKEIKKNTKVIYIETPSNPLLTITDMKAVSKLAKSKGIVTMIDNTFASPINQTPTDFGIDIMLHSATKYMGGHSDILAGAVAASNEHVEKIWNTAKNLGGSLSDITVWMLERSLKTLNLRVKRQSKNALKMAKYLAVNQEVSYVYYPGLKGHPDYKLAKKQMKNFGGMLSFELKEGIDAMEFQNNLKLIKPSMSLAGVESTMLSPTQTSHALLSAEERVNQGIKDGLIRFSVGIEETKDLIADIEQALKKCK, encoded by the coding sequence ATGAAAGATAGTAAAAAACTAGGAATAAATACAATATGTACCCATATTGGTGAAGTTAAAGACGAGCAGTTTAAAGGAGCAATTTCACCTATATATATGTCTACTTCTTATGCTTTTGATGGTGTAGATGTAAAACGATATCCAAGGTATTTAAACACACCAAATCAAGAAGCGTTAGTAAAAAAAATTGCCGCTTTAGAAAAAACAGAGAATGCATTAATCTTTGGTTCTGGAATGGCAGCTGTTAGCACCACTTTATTTGCTTTTTTACAGAAAGGAGATCATATTGTCTTACAACAAACGTTGTATGGAGGAACGTATAACTTAGTGGTTGAAGAGTTTGATAAATTCGGAATTGAATATTCATTTACAAATGATTTATCTATCGATTCTTTTCAGAAAGAGATTAAAAAAAACACCAAGGTTATATATATAGAGACCCCTTCGAATCCGTTATTAACAATTACAGATATGAAAGCAGTTTCTAAATTGGCAAAGTCCAAAGGAATTGTAACAATGATAGACAATACGTTTGCATCTCCAATAAACCAAACACCAACTGATTTCGGAATTGATATTATGCTGCACTCTGCAACAAAATATATGGGAGGACATTCAGATATTTTAGCAGGAGCAGTAGCTGCTTCTAATGAACATGTTGAAAAAATTTGGAATACTGCCAAAAATCTAGGTGGAAGTTTGAGCGATATAACCGTTTGGATGCTAGAAAGAAGCTTAAAAACATTGAATTTACGTGTGAAACGTCAGAGTAAAAATGCCTTAAAAATGGCGAAATACTTGGCTGTAAATCAGGAAGTTTCTTACGTGTATTATCCAGGTTTAAAAGGGCATCCTGATTATAAGTTAGCAAAAAAGCAAATGAAAAATTTTGGTGGAATGTTGTCTTTTGAACTTAAAGAAGGAATTGACGCCATGGAGTTTCAAAATAATTTAAAATTGATAAAACCTTCGATGAGTTTGGCAGGAGTAGAAAGCACAATGTTGAGTCCGACACAAACTTCGCACGCATTATTATCTGCGGAAGAAAGAGTAAACCAAGGAATAAAAGATGGCTTAATTCGATTTTCTGTCGGAATTGAAGAAACGAAAGATTTAATTGCAGACATTGAACAAGCGTTAAAAAAGTGTAAATAA
- a CDS encoding Rossmann-like and DUF2520 domain-containing protein codes for MISIVIIGNGNVAKHLVNAFLKVDTITVTQINSRKLEDIPKADITILAVSDDAIAAVSAKIRNSFVVHTSGSFSMDDLKNTTNKGVFYMLQTFSKDKEVDFSKVPFCLEAQHKEDYLLLEKLAKSIGKNSYAINSEQRKAIHVAAVFVNNFTNHLYKIGNDICIENKLPFEILQPLIDETAQKIKTLSPKKAQTGPAVRNDKKTIKNHLDLLNNEQQKIYTILTKSIRDSIE; via the coding sequence ATGATATCAATTGTAATTATTGGAAATGGCAATGTAGCAAAACATTTAGTAAATGCTTTCTTAAAAGTTGATACTATTACTGTTACACAAATAAATTCAAGAAAATTAGAAGACATTCCTAAAGCAGACATTACCATTCTTGCCGTTTCAGATGATGCCATTGCAGCAGTTTCAGCAAAAATTAGAAACTCTTTTGTTGTACATACTTCTGGTAGTTTTTCTATGGATGATTTAAAAAACACAACAAACAAAGGTGTTTTCTATATGTTGCAGACATTTTCTAAAGACAAAGAAGTCGATTTTTCTAAGGTTCCTTTTTGTTTGGAAGCTCAACATAAAGAAGACTATCTTTTACTTGAGAAACTTGCCAAATCAATAGGAAAAAATAGCTATGCTATTAATTCGGAACAAAGAAAGGCCATACATGTTGCTGCTGTTTTTGTAAATAATTTTACAAATCATCTTTATAAAATAGGGAATGATATTTGTATTGAAAATAAGCTTCCTTTTGAAATTTTACAACCTTTAATTGATGAAACAGCACAAAAAATAAAAACACTTTCTCCAAAGAAAGCACAAACAGGTCCTGCAGTAAGAAATGATAAAAAAACAATTAAAAATCATTTAGATTTGTTGAATAATGAACAACAGAAAATCTATACTATTTTAACAAAATCTATTAGAGATTCTATAGAATAA